GCGCGGCGATCAACACCGCAAGAGTGACGCCGGGCTCGTCGGTGGCGGTCTTCGGCTGCGGGGGCGTCGGCCTGTCGATCATCCAGGGCGCCCGGCTCGCCGGCGCCGCGAAGATCATCGCGGTGGACGTCGCCGACAAGAAGCTCGAGATGGCGCGTCACTTCGGCGCGACGCACACCGTGAACGGCTCGAAGGAGAGCTCGGTCATGAAGTGCAAGGAGTTCACAGGCGGCCTGGGCCCGGACTTCACCTTCGAGGCGGTCGGCATTCCCCAGCTCATGATGGAGGCGCACGCGGCGGGCCGCCGCGGAGCGACGACCACGATCGTGGGCGTCGGCAAGATCACCGAGCAGGTGCCCTTCAACGGCCTGATGCTCTCGATGGAGGGCAAGACCATCAAGGGCAGCTTCTACGGCGACACGAACTTCCGATCCGACTTCCCGATGCTGCTCGACCTGTACACCGGCGGGAAGCTGAACCTGGACGACATGGTCAGCGCCACCTACTCGATCGTGGACGCGCCGCGGGCGATCCAGGACCTGGAGAAGGGCGTGAATGCACGCGGGGTGATCGTCTACCGCTAGCGGCGATCACGGGGGCTGAGGCCAGCGCGTAGCGCAGGACCAGCCGCGCCGGATCGGCGATGCACAGCGCCACGCGGGCGTCGCTCGCGTGGCGCTCGAACGCCTTGGCGAGCTGCTCTCGACTGCTGAACTCGAGCGTCGTCACGTCCATCGTCTTCTCTCCTCTTGGTTCTCGCGCGTCTTCTCGGAGAGACTGACTCGCAAGCGGCGTGCCGTCTGCGGCCCTGCGCGATTCGTCACGGGAACGTCCCGGCTGCGCAATCTCCGGGCAGCTCGTGCCCACGGCCCGGTCGGACCCCTAAACGCGCGCCTCGCTCCTGCCGATCCGGCCTCCAATACGCTCGAGGTCGAGACTCGGATGGACGAGCGCGAGAGCCAGAGAGGTCCGTTGGCGCCAATCGCCGATCTGTACGCCGAGATCTGCGCGGAGTTCTCCCGCCAGGGGGCGCTCGGGGTGCTCTACGTCGACTGCTCGGCGCTCGACGAGGTCGAGCGCGTGTACGGCGAGCAGGCCCATTCGGGGGCGCTCGCGGCGGTGGCCGATCATGTCGCCGGCGCATGTCTCGACGTCTTCGGCCGGCGCGAGCCGCTGGCGAGAGGGGAGGCCGGCCGCGGCGAGGTGCTGTGCTTCGCCGCGCGCGAGCCGCGCGACATCGACTTCCACGCCAAGGGCATGCCCGCGCTCGAGCGCGCCGTGCGCGAGCGCCTGACGCGAAACGCCCAGCGTGTCGCCTACCCGTACCTGCGCAAGCTGCCGGTGCTGCCGATCGGCACCGCGTTCGTGCAGCGCAATCCGATCGTCGCCGCGCTCTCCCAGCTGCGCCGCGGCATGGACGAGGCGCGCGACGACGCGAGCCTGAACGCCCGGCTCGAGCGCCGCACGCGGCGGCGCGAGTTCCTCGACGTCCTGGTCCGCGGCAAGCTGCACTCGGTGTACGAGCCGGTGGTCGACGCGAAGTCGCTCACGGTCTTCGGCTACGAGGCCCTGATCCGCGGCACCGAGGGCGGCGCGTTCGCCTCGCCCTTGGAGCTGTTCGGGATCGCGGCCGAGGAGGAGCTGCTCTTCGAGCTCGACTGCCAGTGCCGCCGCGCTGCGATCGAGGGTGCGATCGGCTTCCCGGAAGGCGCGAAGCTGTTCATGAACATCCGCCCGACCGCGATCCACGATCCGAGCTTCCAGCCCGACGCGCTGACGCGCACGCTCGAGCGCTGCGGACTCGCGCCGGGCGACGTGGTCTTCGAGATCTCCGAGCAGGAGTCGATCGAGAACTACGAGATCTTCCGCGAGGCGCGCGACAACTACGGAAAGCTCGGATTCCAGTTCGCGCTCGACGACACCGGCGCGGGCTACGCGAGCCTCGAGGCCGTGCTCGAGCTCGCGCCAGAGTTCATCAAGGTCGACCGCGCGTTCGTGCGCGGCATCGACCAGGACTCCGCGCGCCAGAACATGGTCCGCGCGTTCCAGGCGATCGCGCGCGACATGAACTCGCGCATCATCGGCGAGGGCCTCGACACCCTCGAAGAGCTGCGCACGCTCGGCCAGATGGGCATCCCGTTCGGCCAGGGCTGGCTGTTCGGCAAGCCCGCCCCGCTCCGCGCAGAAGGCGGCTAGAGGGCCGCGCCAGATACACGAAGCCCAGATCTCGACGAGAGGCGGGCCTGTCGCAGGGAACCCTCCGCCA
The genomic region above belongs to Deltaproteobacteria bacterium and contains:
- a CDS encoding EAL domain-containing protein, translating into MAPIADLYAEICAEFSRQGALGVLYVDCSALDEVERVYGEQAHSGALAAVADHVAGACLDVFGRREPLARGEAGRGEVLCFAAREPRDIDFHAKGMPALERAVRERLTRNAQRVAYPYLRKLPVLPIGTAFVQRNPIVAALSQLRRGMDEARDDASLNARLERRTRRREFLDVLVRGKLHSVYEPVVDAKSLTVFGYEALIRGTEGGAFASPLELFGIAAEEELLFELDCQCRRAAIEGAIGFPEGAKLFMNIRPTAIHDPSFQPDALTRTLERCGLAPGDVVFEISEQESIENYEIFREARDNYGKLGFQFALDDTGAGYASLEAVLELAPEFIKVDRAFVRGIDQDSARQNMVRAFQAIARDMNSRIIGEGLDTLEELRTLGQMGIPFGQGWLFGKPAPLRAEGG